The following nucleotide sequence is from Vicinamibacteria bacterium.
GCCCCGGGCCAAGGCCTCCATTCTGGCCTGGCGTCGCTCGCGGTCCGGTCCCGGCTCGGCCACAGGTGGCTTGCCGGTGGGGAGCACGGTCGCGAAGCCGTAAAAGCCGCGGCCCTCCAGCCAGTACGTCCTCTCCGTAGCGGCGCGGGTGCGCTCGGCGGCGGCCCGCGCCTCCTCGGCCAGGCTCGATTGGCCCATCGCCTCCGCCATCTCGGCCAGGCTCCGCGCGGCCTCCATGAACACGCCCTGCATGTAAATTTCCTCGTGCGGCGGATAGAGCGCTCCCCCCTCCACCCATCCGTGGCCGAAGCGGGTGTTCTCGACCAAGCCGTTGCCGTCGGTGTCGGTGCCGGCGGAGAAGCGCCAGGCTTTTAGGATCGACTCCCAGCTCGCCTTGAGGAAATCGCGGTCCCCGGTCGCGCGCCAGTAGTCGGCGTGGGCCGCCACGTAGAGCGGGGTGGCGTCCGCGCTGTTCCAGGGGTAGGGGTAGTCCGTGAACCAGGGGACCAGGGAGGCGCTCTGGGAGACCTCGTGCGGGATCTTCCCGTCCGCGCGCTGGTATGTCTTGAGGAAGGAGAGGGCGGTGCGGGTGGCCGCAAAGTCGCCGCAAGCGTCCAGGGCGAAGGCCGTCCAGAGCGCGTCCCGTCCGAAGAACCAGGCGTAACCGGGCCGTTCGCTGTCACCGGAAGTGCGGTAGCCGGCGACAAGCCCGGTTCCCAAGAGCGGGTTGGTGGCCATCCCCTTGTCCAGGCCGACCTTGGCCCAGGCGAAGGACTCGTCGAGGCGCGCGTCCGGAGTGGCGAGGGACACCGTCTGATCCTGCAGGTCCCGGTAGTGGGAGACGTTGCGGTCATAGAGCTTGGCCACCGAGCCGAGCAGACGGTCATAGTTGGCGATGGCCGCCGCTCGCCCTTCCACGCTCGCCGCCATCGCGATCGGAATGAAGCCGGAGCTCCTCCCTTCCCCCGGCGCCTCGATCACGAAGCGGGTGGGAACGTCGCGCGGCTCCTCCTGGTAGGGCATGACGGACACGTCCCGAGCCGTGGGGGAGCCGACGACGGCCGCGAAGCGCTTGCTCTCCTCCGTCAAGTAGTAGGCGTGGACCTTCCCATCCCATTCGAGGTTGGGCGTCATCAGGCCCCCCGGCCACATGAGCCGCAGCCGGGGGCGGAAGGAGGCGGTAATGGTCATGGGCAAGGTGCTTTCCACGTCCAGAAGCATCAAGATCCCGGGCTCTTCCAGGGGAGCGAAGATCACTTGCCGGATTGTGAAGGCCGCGTGGGCGTAGGTGAGCACCGTGGCCTCGGGCCGCACGGCGATGCCGGCCATGACCTCGCCGCCGTCGATCTCTAGCGGGTAGTCCCGCAAGCGGAACGAAAGGTGAAAGTCGTCCAGCAGCTTCAGAGGGTATACCCAGGATTCAAGGGTTTGACCTTCGTGACCGAGAACCGCGGACCGCCGGCCCACGACGCTGAAAAAGCGACCCGCCTGCACGGGTTGCTCGAGCTCTAGCCCGCTCTTGATCAGGGGGAAGCGGGCGACGGAATCGGCCTCCGGACGGGCCGGGGCAGGCGCGGCAAGCGCGATCAAAGAGCCGCCGATCAGGCAGATGAGGGTGCATCCCTTCGGCACGCAATACCTCCTTGTGGGCGGGGGCAGGGTAGGACGCTGGGCCGACCTCGTCAAGCGACACTTTCTTAAGGACCGTCAATAAGTGCCTGAGGGGCCTGAAAAAAGGGCTTGACGCCCCGACGCCACCGAAGTAGCATCCGCGAACAAATTACGCTTCATTGAAGAAACTTTATGCAATCCGGCCTGGGTGCCGCCCGCGGGACGCTCAAGCACAGCTCACCTGGTCCTGGCTCCGAGGGAGCGACTGCCTCGTGGTCCGACGAGAGCTCACGCCTTTGCCGAATCGCATCGAGATTGAACAAGTTCCTGAAAAATGGGGCCGACCGAGACCCTGAAGGGGGTTGGGTTATGACGTTGTTCCGACGGTTTTCTGTAGTGGCCTTCCGGTCCTTGACCGGGGGAGCGCTGGCGGGCCTCGTCCTCGCCTTGACCTTCACGCCCAGGCCCGCGATGGCCCAGGCCGTCTACGGCAGCATTGCGGGCACGGTGATCGACAGCACCGGTGCCGCGGTGCCGGGCGCAGCCGTGACCGTCACGAGCGTCGAACGCAAGAGCGTGGACGCCGTGCAGACGAACGCGACCGGGAATTACGTTAAGGACCGCCTGCTGCCCGGCCGCTACGAGGTCAAGGCCGAGCTGGCCGGTTTCAAAGCCAAGGTGGTTTCCTCGGTCAACGTCAGCATCGACACCCAGACCAAAGTGGACTTCCGTCTCGAGCTCGGCGAGGTGTCCGAGACCGTCACCGTCAACGCGGCCGAAGGCCAGCTCTTGAAGACCGATCGCGCCGACGTGGCCACGACCTTCGAGACCAAGCAGCTCACCGAGTTGCCGGTTCTGGACCGGAACTTCACGAAGTTCGTCCTGCTCACGCCGGGGACGCAGAAGCAGGTCTGGCAGCACGCGGCCAGCGAGAACCCGCAGGGCTCGACCCAGACCATTGTCAACGGCCAGACCTTCAGCGGCACCGGCTGGCAGCTCGATGGGACCGACAATCGCGACGTCATCCTGGGCATCGTTGTCGTGAACCCGACCCTGGAGTCCATCGGCGAGACTAAGATCACCTCCCAGAACTACGACGCCGAGTTCGGTCAGGCCATCGCCGGGGTCGTCTCGGTGCAGACCAAGTCCGGCACCAACACCTTCCACGGCAGCGCTTTCGACTTCCACCGGACCGACGGGTTGCAGGCCCGCGATCCCTTCTCGCAGTCCCAGCCCGACCCGCTGACCGGGAAGTTCATCGCCACCACCAAGACGGACCAGTTCGGAGCCTCGCTCGGGGGCCCGATCGTGAAGAACAACTTCTTCTTCTTCGCTGACTACGAGGGCTCTCGCGACACGGTGGGCGGCTCGCAGCTCACCACGGTTCCCACTGCGGCGGCCCGCGCCGGCGATCTCTCCGCGTATGGCGTGAATATCTATGATCCCCTGACCGGAGATCCCTCGAGCCGCCTGCAGTTCCCGGGCAACGTCATCCCGAGCGGTCGCCTGTCTCCCCAGGCCTTGGCGGTCCTCGGTCTGATCCCGCTCCCCAACCGGCCGGGGCTGATCAACAACTATGTGGGCTCCGGCTCGGAGACCTTCAATGCCGACCACTTCGACGTCCGCTTGGACGACCGCGTCAGCGACCGGGTGAACCTGTTCGGCCGCTACAGCTACGCTACCTACACGCGCAACGGGCCCCAGGTCTTCGGCGCGGGCGGGGGCCACGAGCTGGTCTCGCTGGGCGGGGCCTCGAAGTCCCATGATCACAGCGTGGCCGCGGGGTTCGACTACACGATCAGCCCCACTACGGTGCTGGACGTGCGCTTCGGCTTCTACCAGTACTTCGTGAATGTGCTGCCCAACGACTTCGGCACGAACCCCGCGCTCTCCGCTGGCATCCCTGGCCTGAACAACGCGAGCGACCCCTTCACGAGCGGCCTGCCCTTCTTCGAGATCAACAACAACCAGGGCTTCAGCTCCCCGACCAGCATGCGGTTCGGGTCCGGTCTCGACGCGGGTCGATGCAACTGCCCGCTGGAGGAAGACGAGAAGCAGTTCCAGGTGGTCTCCAACCTCACCAAGGTATTTGGCAACCACACGATCAAGTTCGGCTTCGACATCCGGCATGCCACCAACCTGCGCGTACCGAGCGACGCCCATCGGTCCGGTCAGC
It contains:
- a CDS encoding GH116 family glycosyl hydrolase; this encodes MPKGCTLICLIGGSLIALAAPAPARPEADSVARFPLIKSGLELEQPVQAGRFFSVVGRRSAVLGHEGQTLESWVYPLKLLDDFHLSFRLRDYPLEIDGGEVMAGIAVRPEATVLTYAHAAFTIRQVIFAPLEEPGILMLLDVESTLPMTITASFRPRLRLMWPGGLMTPNLEWDGKVHAYYLTEESKRFAAVVGSPTARDVSVMPYQEEPRDVPTRFVIEAPGEGRSSGFIPIAMAASVEGRAAAIANYDRLLGSVAKLYDRNVSHYRDLQDQTVSLATPDARLDESFAWAKVGLDKGMATNPLLGTGLVAGYRTSGDSERPGYAWFFGRDALWTAFALDACGDFAATRTALSFLKTYQRADGKIPHEVSQSASLVPWFTDYPYPWNSADATPLYVAAHADYWRATGDRDFLKASWESILKAWRFSAGTDTDGNGLVENTRFGHGWVEGGALYPPHEEIYMQGVFMEAARSLAEMAEAMGQSSLAEEARAAAERTRAATERTYWLEGRGFYGFATVLPTGKPPVAEPGPDRERRQARMEALARGRFVDEDTVLPAVPLWWHLLEDGRGQSEIDHLGAGAIATDWGARLLSSRSELYDPLSYHYGSVWPLFTGWTAMAAYGYGRPHVGLQALMANALLRSRSALGYVTELLSGDFDTPFGRSSHHQVWSEAMVVTPILRGLLGLEAGGGGRVLRFAPQLPADWDRVTVRSLAVGESRFELKLLRTSGRETITIRRQDRSSPAPLPRLVVAPSFPLDATVRSVAVNGRSARFARSRSGDVQRAEVVVDGAETTEIVFAYDEGTDVYMRAEAAAPGARSQGLRVLRARAEGSALSLSLEGLGGHTYALFLRTPRRPGAVEGVTLEKAGRDWALRVAFEGPSDRYVRRDVRLPLRDGG
- a CDS encoding TonB-dependent receptor; protein product: MTLFRRFSVVAFRSLTGGALAGLVLALTFTPRPAMAQAVYGSIAGTVIDSTGAAVPGAAVTVTSVERKSVDAVQTNATGNYVKDRLLPGRYEVKAELAGFKAKVVSSVNVSIDTQTKVDFRLELGEVSETVTVNAAEGQLLKTDRADVATTFETKQLTELPVLDRNFTKFVLLTPGTQKQVWQHAASENPQGSTQTIVNGQTFSGTGWQLDGTDNRDVILGIVVVNPTLESIGETKITSQNYDAEFGQAIAGVVSVQTKSGTNTFHGSAFDFHRTDGLQARDPFSQSQPDPLTGKFIATTKTDQFGASLGGPIVKNNFFFFADYEGSRDTVGGSQLTTVPTAAARAGDLSAYGVNIYDPLTGDPSSRLQFPGNVIPSGRLSPQALAVLGLIPLPNRPGLINNYVGSGSETFNADHFDVRLDDRVSDRVNLFGRYSYATYTRNGPQVFGAGGGHELVSLGGASKSHDHSVAAGFDYTISPTTVLDVRFGFYQYFVNVLPNDFGTNPALSAGIPGLNNASDPFTSGLPFFEINNNQGFSSPTSMRFGSGLDAGRCNCPLEEDEKQFQVVSNLTKVFGNHTIKFGFDIRHATNLRVPSDAHRSGQLYFQGPGTEGPNGGGLGLATFLLGDVSSFQRYVSTSTNAEELQWRHFYYAQDTWRATPKLTLNYGVRLDIFNPQTVNAPGNGGWLDINTGEIRVGGEGGIDLAGNVKNKLNFAPRLGIAYELDKKTVIRGGYGRSYDTGVFGSIFGHAVTQNLPVLQEQQLNPPNNFNSVFNLGQGPSAPVFVSPGANGRFALPNGVFARLLPDTQHVPRVDAWNITLQRQLSDTVSAEIAYVGNHGEGFFGDNPAAGFNNAVLTGFPALNTNQRRPFYNAFGWTQGIDYFCNCATNKYNSLQAKITKRFSDGLSLLAHYTFQKAYNHNGDFFIDQAVSYGPADFGRNHNFVLSAIAELPFGKGKKWASDATGALDAVIGGWQFNTNVVIQSGIPYNVTYNNAGSDRDTGPNYPNLIGDPSGPGTKDQWFNAIPIGSSGSAFARPAAGTFGNLGRNALIGPGFWQVDASLFKHFKLGGDTRLEFRAEVVNLFNHVNLGQPDGNVGVPGNDNPDAGHITSTAAQYQPRQVQFAIRVQF